From Acomys russatus chromosome 2, mAcoRus1.1, whole genome shotgun sequence, one genomic window encodes:
- the Asph gene encoding aspartyl/asparaginyl beta-hydroxylase isoform X5, whose product MAEDKEAKHGGHKNGRKGGISGGSFFTWFMVVALLGVWTSVAVVWFDLVDYEEVLAKAKDFRYNLSEVLQGKLGVYDADGDGDFDVDDAKVLLEGAGGLAKRKTKAKVKEPTKEELKKEREKAAPRKAEERKRGKKEEEDGRKGKKRAESHTSQKASPGGKKDREKEKANQDRSAKSKDNWKKATETKAVPSKVASRDTGDRKGRSPPGHAHAVKENNPKKKN is encoded by the exons ATGGCTGAAGATAAAG AGGCAAAGCACGGAGGACACAAGAacgggaggaaaggagggatttCAGGAGGCTCCTTCTTCACGTGGTTCATGGTCGTTGCGTTGCTGGGCGTCTGGACATCCGTGGCTGTCGTGTGGTTTGACCTTGTTGATTACGAGGAAGTTCTCG CCAAAGCAAAGGACTTCCGTTATAACTTATCAGAGGTACTTCAAG GAAAACTAGGAGTCTATGATGCGGATGGTGACGGAGACTTTGATGTGGACGATGCCAAAGTTTTACTAG AAGGAGCTGGTGGGTTAGCCAAGAGGAAAACTAAGGCTAAAG TTAAAGAACCCACCAAAGAAGAGctcaagaaggaaagagagaaagctgcGCCTCGCAAGGCTGAGGagagaaaaaggggaaagaaggaggaggaggacggaaggaaagggaagaagagagctgagTCACACACATCCCAGAAAGCATCTCCTGGAggtaagaaagacagagaaaaggagaaagccaaccaGGACCGAAGTGCTAAGTCCAAGGACAATTGGAAAAAAGCGACAGAGACGAAGGCTGTTCCCAGTAAAGTGGCTTCCAGAGATACAggtgacaggaaaggaagaagcccgCCTGGCCACGCTCACGCAGTGAAGGAAAATAacccaaagaaaaagaactga
- the Asph gene encoding aspartyl/asparaginyl beta-hydroxylase isoform X4 has protein sequence MAEDKEAKHGGHKNGRKGGISGGSFFTWFMVVALLGVWTSVAVVWFDLVDYEEVLGKLGVYDADGDGDFDVDDAKVLLEGAGGLAKRKTKAKVKEPTKEELKKEREKAAPRKAEERKRGKKEEEDGRKGKKRAESHTSQKASPGGKKDREKEKANQDRSAKSKDNWKKATETKAVPSKVASRDTGDRKGRSPPGHAHAVKENNPKKKN, from the exons ATGGCTGAAGATAAAG AGGCAAAGCACGGAGGACACAAGAacgggaggaaaggagggatttCAGGAGGCTCCTTCTTCACGTGGTTCATGGTCGTTGCGTTGCTGGGCGTCTGGACATCCGTGGCTGTCGTGTGGTTTGACCTTGTTGATTACGAGGAAGTTCTCG GAAAACTAGGAGTCTATGATGCGGATGGTGACGGAGACTTTGATGTGGACGATGCCAAAGTTTTACTAG AAGGAGCTGGTGGGTTAGCCAAGAGGAAAACTAAGGCTAAAG TTAAAGAACCCACCAAAGAAGAGctcaagaaggaaagagagaaagctgcGCCTCGCAAGGCTGAGGagagaaaaaggggaaagaaggaggaggaggacggaaggaaagggaagaagagagctgagTCACACACATCCCAGAAAGCATCTCCTGGAggtaagaaagacagagaaaaggagaaagccaaccaGGACCGAAGTGCTAAGTCCAAGGACAATTGGAAAAAAGCGACAGAGACGAAGGCTGTTCCCAGTAAAGTGGCTTCCAGAGATACAggtgacaggaaaggaagaagcccgCCTGGCCACGCTCACGCAGTGAAGGAAAATAacccaaagaaaaagaactga